The following are encoded in a window of Rhizobium sp. WYJ-E13 genomic DNA:
- the rpsO gene encoding 30S ribosomal protein S15: MSITAERKAALIKEYATAEGDTGSPEVQVAILTERINNLTEHFKDHKKDNHSRRGLLTLVSSRRSLLDYLKKKDEGRYTKLITGLGIRR, from the coding sequence GCAAGGCTGCGCTGATCAAGGAATATGCGACCGCCGAAGGCGATACCGGTTCTCCGGAAGTACAGGTTGCGATCCTCACCGAGCGCATCAACAACCTGACCGAACACTTCAAGGACCACAAGAAGGATAACCATTCCCGCCGTGGTCTGCTGACGCTCGTTTCCAGCCGCCGCTCGCTTCTTGACTACCTCAAGAAGAAGGACGAAGGCCGCTACACCAAGCTGATTACCGGCTTGGGTATCCGCCGCTAA